The following are encoded together in the Pectinophora gossypiella chromosome 14, ilPecGoss1.1, whole genome shotgun sequence genome:
- the LOC126372351 gene encoding cuticle protein 16.5-like produces MFKLVVLFSVVALAAAKPGLVAPVAYSAAVPAVSSVSQYSSSVVHGAPAVYSAPAVYSAPAVAPVAYSAAVPALALSQPPHSPAVVLDAVRGVPLDTPEVVAARAVHYQAKALSGLHHLRKRSVVAAPVAYSSVVSPVAYSSSVVSPLAYSSSVVSPLAYSAPVVSTYAAAPVVHSPLAYSAVVPKALSVHPW; encoded by the coding sequence ATGTTCAAGCTGGTGGTGTTGTTCTCCGTCGTGGCCCTGGCGGCTGCCAAGCCCGGGTTGGTGGCTCCCGTGGCGTACAGCGCGGCGGTCCCGGCCGTCAGCTCCGTCTCCCAGTACAGCAGCAGCGTCGTCCACGGCGCCCCCGCTGTGTACAGCGCCCCCGCCGTCTACAGCGCCCCTGCTGTGGCGCCAGTGGCGTACAGCGCCGCCGTCCCCGCTCTCGCCCTCAGCCAGCCCCCTCACTCGCCCGCCGTCGTCTTGGATGCCGTCCGTGGTGTTCCCCTCGACACCCCTGAGGTAGTTGCCGCTCGCGCTGTCCACTACCAGGCTAAGGCTCTCTCTGGCCTACACCATCTGCGCAAGCGGTCGGTGGTTGCCGCCCCTGTGGCCTACAGCTCCGTGGTGTCTCCTGTGGCCTACTCTTCTTCTGTGGTATCTCCTCTGGCCTACTCCTCCTCGGTGGTGTCTCCCCTGGCCTACTCTGCTCCCGTGGTCTCCACCTACGCCGCGGCCCCCGTGGTCCACTCACCCCTCGCCTACTCCGCTGTGGTCCCCAAGGCTCTTAGCGTCCACCCCTGGTAA
- the LOC126372680 gene encoding uncharacterized protein LOC126372680, translating to MFRAAVLLACLALCQSHAVLPVVPAVHTAPLVVAPLHHGYAGHDLYGHGLLGHGLVAKPLGHHLWKRSPHYVAPLAHAAHGYAVAPVAVAPVAHVAPVAVSHQSRVDVHSSPAVVAAPVLPVIKPVVAPVLAAPLLHKPLVAGPYYGLGGHYAGHYGGLGHGHYYK from the coding sequence ATGTTCCGTGCCGCGGTCCTCCTCGCTTGCTTGGCGCTCTGCCAGAGCCACGCGGTGTTGCCAGTAGTGCCAGCGGTGCACACTGCTCCTCTAGTCGTCGCTCCTCTCCACCACGGCTACGCTGGACATGATCTCTATGGACACGGCCTTCTCGGGCACGGGCTGGTGGCTAAGCCTCTCGGACACCACCTGTGGAAGCGGTCTCCTCACTACGTCGCCCCCTTGGCTCATGCGGCGCACGGTTACGCTGTGGCCCCAGTAGCGGTGGCCCCAGTGGCCCACGTGGCCCCGGTAGCCGTGTCTCACCAGTCCCGTGTGGACGTACATTCGTCCCCTGCAGTGGTTGCTGCTCCGGTACTGCCTGTCATCAAGCCTGTGGTTGCCCCAGTGCTTGCTGCCCCTCTCCTGCACAAGCCTTTAGTTGCTGGTCCTTACTATGGACTCGGAGGCCATTATGCTGGCCACTATGGCGGTCTCGGTCATGGACATTACTATAAGTAG
- the LOC126372679 gene encoding ice-structuring glycoprotein-like, with amino-acid sequence MYSMVVLFSVVALTAAKPSGLHAYSSPVFTSGVASSGFTSESRVDIKSSPGFVATAAVAPIARVAAPIVAAPLAYAAPAAIAAPAAFSHQSRIDIKSSPAVVATAAVAPVARIAQPAVVAAPAVYAAPAAIAAPAPTSYQSRIDIKSSPAVVATAAIAPVARIATPAVVAAPAAYAAPAISYSGPSSAVSSQSRVDIKSSPAVVSTTYTAAAPAVYAAPAAIAAPAAYTAPAAYAAPAAAIAAPAAYAAPAAAITSQSRVDIKSSPAVVSTSYTAAAAPVAYSQPIFKTAAFTAPAFVKTAAIAAPALIKTASFAAPAAIAGPAFATTAVTGPAVPLDTPEVIAARAAHFEAKAFADSHFIKKRSAVLATAPIVSTYAASPLISTYAAPLTYSAPIYSTPIITRGAALSVHPW; translated from the coding sequence CTCACCGCTGCCAAACCTTCAGGACTTCACGCATACTCCTCGCCAGTCTTCACTTCAGGCGTCGCGTCCTCGGGATTCACTAGTGAATcgcgagttgatatcaaatcgTCGCCTGGATTCGTGGCAACTGCTGCCGTAGCTCCGATCGCACGCGTCGCGGCTCCTATTGTCGCCGCACCTCTCGCATACGCCGCTCCCGCCGCGATTGCCGCCCCTGCCGCCTTCTCCCACCAGTCACGCATTGACATCAAGTCATCCCCCGCCGTAGTTGCGACTGCTGCCGTCGCCCCTGTAGCTCGCATCGCTCAACCGGCCGTGGTCGCTGCGCCAGCTGTGtacgccgcccccgccgccatCGCCGCGCCGGCCCCCACATCCTACCAGTCCCGCATCGATATCAAGTCATCCCCCGCTGTGGTTGCCACCGCCGCCATCGCCCCCGTTGCCCGCATTGCAACCCCCGCCGTCGTTGCCGCCCCTGCTGCATATGCCGCCCCTGCCATCTCATACAGCGGCCCTTCCTCCGCCGTCTCGAGCCAGTCCCGTGTAGACATCAAGTCATCTCCAGCTGTGGTCAGCACCACCTACACCGCTGCCGCGCCTGCCGTATATGCCGCTCCGGCCGCAATCGCTGCCCCTGCTGCGTATACCGCCCCCGCCGCGTATGCCGCCCCCGCTGCCGCAATTGCTGCCCCTGCTGCGTATGCCGCCCCCGCTGCCGCCATCACCAGTCAATCCCGCGTAGACATCAAGTCGTCCCCGGCTGTAGTGAGCACCTCCTACACGGCCGCCGCCGCTCCCGTGGCTTACAGTCAACCGATTTTCAAAACAGCCGCTTTTACTGCGCCTGCGTTTGTTAAGACCGCCGCCATCGCTGCCCCGGCTCTTATCAAGACTGCATCGTTTGCCGCTCCTGCCGCCATCGCTGGACCTGCGTTCGCCACCACTGCTGTCACTGGACCTGCTGTGCCTCTAGATACTCCCGAAGTGATCGCGGCGCGCGCCGCTCACTTCGAAGCTAAGGCCTTCGCTGACTCGCACTTCATTAAGAAGCGCTCAGCTGTCCTGGCTACCGCCCCCATTGTATCTACGTACGCCGCCTCCCCCCTGATATCGACATACGCCGCCCCCCTCACATACTCGGCGCCCATCTACTCGACCCCCATTATCACCCGAGGAGCGGCGCTCAGCGTGCACCCATGGTGA